Part of the Niallia alba genome is shown below.
GACTCGCTAATGATAGATAAAGAGGATTTACTTATAATAGGATCCTACTTACTCGTTACCGGGACATTCTTGTCAGCGGTCGGAGAATCATCAATAGATGCAGATGATAGAGTGAATATACGAAGAATACGTGATGGGAATTTTATTCAAGCAATAGCTAATTCCTTTCATGGGGTTGGAAGAACATTACGATATGAAAAGGAAGAAGAGCTAGTCAGTCGCCTAGAGATAATCGGAGCTTATGTGCAGGTTTGAGGAAACTCTCTAAATTACGCTGCAGCAAATGCCAGCATACCTAATCCTACTCCGCTTAATCCTGAGGTTGTAAAGTTAGATGCATTAGGAAGTGTTGTTCAATCAATAGGTGCTGCAATTGAAGTCGCTGGTGTTGTGTTTGAGGAAAATGGAAGTTTATATGAAAACAAAGCTTTTGGAAATCTCCTAATTTCTATCGGTACACTAATTGATGCCATTGCTATTATAACCCCTGAAGAGAAAGAAAAACAAAGAAGAATATTACTTGCAACAGGGGGATGGATTGAGTTTACTGGTTCTGTTATAGAGGCATATGCGGTAATTCAAAATATTAATGAAAAAAAAGCTACTAAAAATAAATACAATTATAGAAAAGGTGATTAATTCAGGAGGAACAATGGAGAACAAAAACATTGATAGATGGAAAGATGCAAAATTTACAAGTTTATGATAATATGTATGAAAGCGGTTAACATATAAAAAATTTAAGTATACAATAATTTATGATTTTTCGGGTGGTTATCATGAAAGTTAAATTAGAAGATGTAGCACAGTTAGCAGGTGTTTCACCGACAACGGTTTCACGTGTGCTGAATAATCGGGGATACATAAGTGAAAAAACGAGAGAAAAAGTGGAACAAGCAATTAAAGACTTAAATTATTATCCTAATGATATTGCACGTTCCCTTTTTAAAAAACGGACTAATTTTATTGGTCTTATTTTGCCGACAAT
Proteins encoded:
- a CDS encoding DUF6944 family repetitive protein encodes the protein MPNPTPLNPEVVKLDALGSVVQSIGAAIEVAGVVFEENGSLYENKAFGNLLISIGTLIDAIAIITPEEKEKQRRILLATGGWIEFTGSVIEAYAVIQNINEKKATKNKYNYRKGD